The proteins below are encoded in one region of Segatella copri:
- the purT gene encoding formate-dependent phosphoribosylglycinamide formyltransferase, protein MKKIMLLGSGELGKEFTIAAKRAGQYVIACDKYDNAPAMQVADEREVFSMLDGDALTAVVEKHHPDIIVPEIEAIRTERLFDFEKEGIQIVPSARAVNYTMNRRAIRDLAAKELGLRTAKYFYAKTFEEFKNAADEIGFPCVVKPLMSSSGHGQSYVHNDDELKEAYKEAMEEGRGDVKEVIIEEFIDFDSEFTLLTVTQKDGPTLFCPPIGHVQKGGDYRESWQPFQIPEEALKKAEHIAGEVTKALTGAGLWGVEFFLSKQGEVIFSELSPRPHDTGMVTLGHTTNLSEFELHFRAVMGLPIAGIHLEHIGCSAVILSPEESTEPLNYNMLDALKEDHTRIRIFGKPEAHVGRRMGVVLCYGEKGDDLNQLRDKAKRLAKTVLGTDPYMKK, encoded by the coding sequence ATGAAGAAGATTATGCTTTTGGGCTCAGGCGAACTGGGCAAAGAATTTACCATCGCCGCAAAGCGAGCAGGACAGTACGTCATCGCTTGCGACAAGTATGACAATGCACCAGCCATGCAGGTAGCCGACGAGCGAGAAGTGTTCTCGATGCTCGATGGCGACGCATTGACCGCAGTGGTAGAGAAACATCACCCAGACATCATCGTGCCTGAGATTGAAGCTATCCGCACCGAGCGACTCTTCGACTTCGAGAAGGAGGGCATCCAGATTGTGCCTTCTGCACGTGCCGTAAACTACACCATGAACCGCCGTGCCATCCGCGATCTTGCCGCCAAGGAACTGGGTCTGCGCACCGCCAAGTATTTCTATGCCAAGACCTTCGAGGAGTTTAAGAACGCTGCCGATGAAATCGGTTTCCCATGCGTAGTGAAACCTCTGATGAGTTCAAGCGGACATGGTCAGAGCTATGTTCACAACGATGATGAACTGAAGGAGGCTTACAAGGAAGCAATGGAAGAAGGTCGTGGCGACGTGAAGGAAGTGATTATCGAGGAATTTATCGACTTCGATTCTGAGTTCACCCTGCTCACCGTCACCCAGAAAGACGGTCCTACCCTCTTCTGTCCACCTATCGGCCACGTACAGAAGGGCGGCGACTACCGCGAGAGCTGGCAGCCATTCCAGATTCCAGAGGAGGCTTTGAAGAAGGCTGAGCACATTGCCGGCGAAGTAACCAAGGCATTGACAGGTGCCGGTCTCTGGGGCGTAGAGTTCTTCCTGAGCAAGCAGGGCGAGGTTATCTTCTCAGAATTGAGTCCTCGTCCACACGATACAGGTATGGTAACCCTCGGTCACACCACCAACCTGAGCGAGTTTGAGCTCCACTTCCGTGCCGTGATGGGCTTGCCTATCGCCGGAATCCATCTGGAGCACATCGGCTGTTCTGCCGTCATCCTCTCGCCAGAGGAAAGCACCGAGCCATTAAACTACAATATGCTCGATGCGCTGAAGGAAGACCATACCCGCATCCGTATCTTCGGCAAGCCAGAGGCTCACGTAGGCCGCCGCATGGGCGTCGTACTCTGCTACGGCGAGAAGGGCGATGACCTCAACCAGCTTCGCGACAAGGCAAAGCGTCTGGCAAAGACTGTATTGGGAACCGACCCATACATGAAGAAATAG
- a CDS encoding AAA family ATPase yields MEKIIINVGRQIGSGGHIIAEKLAEDFGCKCYDRELLNLAAKESGFSEKFFEQNDEQKGFFKSLFHTHLPFLSDNNFYHNDFSQEGLYKFQSDAIRKAADEGNCVFVGRTADYVLRDYKNVINIFITANIDDRIKAVCKRKNIDRASARKFIESHEEQRASYYDYYTGKKWGHSESYDLCINSSHLGIEETEKFIAEFIRKKFGLSD; encoded by the coding sequence ATGGAAAAGATTATCATAAACGTGGGTCGCCAGATAGGTAGCGGCGGCCATATCATCGCCGAGAAGCTGGCGGAGGATTTCGGTTGCAAATGTTACGACCGTGAGCTGCTGAACCTTGCCGCCAAGGAGAGTGGATTCTCTGAGAAATTCTTCGAGCAGAACGATGAGCAGAAGGGATTCTTCAAGTCTCTCTTCCATACCCATCTGCCCTTCCTGAGCGATAATAATTTCTATCACAACGACTTCTCGCAGGAAGGTCTGTACAAGTTCCAGAGCGATGCCATCAGAAAGGCTGCCGATGAGGGCAACTGCGTGTTTGTGGGCAGAACCGCCGACTATGTGCTGCGTGATTACAAGAACGTGATCAACATCTTCATCACCGCCAACATCGACGACCGCATCAAGGCAGTATGCAAGCGAAAGAACATCGACAGAGCCAGCGCCCGCAAGTTCATCGAAAGCCACGAGGAACAGCGCGCCTCTTACTACGATTACTATACAGGCAAGAAGTGGGGACACAGCGAGAGCTACGACCTCTGCATCAACAGCAGCCATCTGGGAATCGAAGAAACAGAGAAGTTTATCGCAGAATTTATCAGAAAGAAGTTCGGACTTAGTGATTAA